Proteins encoded together in one Benincasa hispida cultivar B227 chromosome 1, ASM972705v1, whole genome shotgun sequence window:
- the LOC120079741 gene encoding uncharacterized protein LOC120079741 — MSEGESSTPQARAYFQLEDVVFYRIVQRLAASVGLVRANLEKKYDIERFKALGAVTFEGTTDPTEAELWLDVVEKCFNVMSCPEDRKVGLATFLLQKEAEKWWKVISVRRASTDAMLWPEFKKAIKDKYCPSSFRDAKRDEFLRLTQGTMSVVEYEQKFTELSQYALPIIAEEKDRCRKFEQGLRKEIKTPVTSTANWLDFNQLVERATRVERSLADDEQLPRGSKVVVKPRDRGS; from the coding sequence ATGTCTGAGGGAGAGTCTAGTACTCCCCAGGCAAGGGCATATTTTCAGCTAGAAGATGTAGTTTTTTACAGGATAGTGCAGAGATTAGCAGCCAGTGTGGGCCTTGTACGAGCCAACCTAGAGAAAAAATACGATATTGAGAGGTTTAAAGCCTTAGGGGCTGTGACATTTGAAGGAACAACAGATCCGACTGAAGCTGAGTTATGGCtggatgtagttgaaaaatgtttcaatgttatGAGTTGTCCAGAGGACAGGAAAGTAGGGCTAGCCACCTTTCTACTACAGAAAGAAgcagagaaatggtggaaagtgatatccGTCAGACGAGCCAGCACAGATGCGATGTTATGGCCTGAGTTCAAGAAGGCCATTAAAGACAAGTATTGCCCCAGCTCGTTTCGGGATGCAAAAAGGGATGAGTTCCTTAGATTAACGCAGGGAACGATGTCAGTGGTGGAATATGAGCAAAAATTTACAGAGTTATCACAGTATGCTCTACCGATTATTGCTGAGGAAAAAGATAGATGCAGGAAATTTGAACAAGGTTTGAGGAAGGAAATCAAAACTCCAGTGACGTCTACGGCTAATTGGCTAGATTTTAACCAGCTAGTAGAAAGAGCAACACGAGTCGAGCGAAGTTTGGCAGATGATGAGCAGTTGCCAAGAGGCAGCAAGGTAGTAGTAAAGCCTAGAGATAGGGGATCCTGA